The genomic segment AAGAAGCTAGCCAAAAAGGAAGCGCCGCAGTTACACTTAAAACCAAAAACAATCAAACACTGACGAGCGAACAAGTCCTTGGCATCCAACGAACCGTAAGTGCAGCAGTACCAAACGTTGCTAGCGAAGATGTAGCAATAATTGATACGAAGAATGGCGTTATTTCAGAAGCAGACACAACAAAAGAAGAAGGCAGTTCCGCGTACAAAAATGAAGTAGACATCCAGAATGCGATTGGAAAAAATGTTAAAACCGACATTGAAGGTACACTTTCGAGCATTTTTGCCTTAGATAATTTCCGTGTCAATACAAGCGTTACTGTAAATTTTGATGAAATAAAACAAAACACTGAACGTTATCCAAATGACGGAAAAGTTCGTAGTAATCAAAAAGACACCTCGACTGACACATCGAAAGGTTCCACAAATACGACCGAATCAGGCACCGCTGCCAATGCTGACGTACCAAACTACACAGAAGAAAACGGCGGGGACACGAATACATACACCAGTGAAAAATCAAGCGAAACAACCAATTATGAATTAGACTCCACTATCCAAGAAATCAAAAAACACCCAGCACTTGCGAAAACAAATGTGGTTGTTTGGGTAGATCAACAAGCATTAAACAATAATGGCGTAGATATGGCTGAATTTACGAAAGCAGTGGGCGTTTCAGCTGGATTAACTCCAAATATGGCAACTCCAGAGGGCGCCGAAGAAGGAGCTACACCAACTTTTGAAGGTACTTTCCAAAACGGAGACGTAACCATCATGCCAATTCAATTCCTAGATAACCAAGCACCAGTAGAAAAAGACACCGGGAAAACTCCTGAACCAGCAAGTAAAGCTTGGATTTGGTGGCTAGCAGGTGGTTTACTATTTGCAATTATTGCTGCTGGAATCATCGGCTACATCATCTTCCTTAAACGTAAAGAACAACTAGAAGAAGCACTCGAACCGGAAGAAGTAGATTATATCCCTGCCGAAGAAGCAATCGTGGTGCCAGAGGATCATCCAGATTTCAATTTCCAAACGGACGCATTCCATTTATCTGAACCAGAACTGAAAGCTAGAAAAGAAAGTTTGAAAAATAAACTCGGTGAAATGGCCAAAGAAGATCCAGGGCGCGCCGCCGCAGTCATCCAAAAATGGCTGAATGAAAGGCAGGAATAAAAAATGGCAGAAACACTAAAAGAAACCTTAGAAGATACAATGTCTGAGCAAGAAACAGTTACAGAAGAAGAAACGACAACAGATGAAACCACAACACTCGCATCAGAATCAGGTATTTCAAGACGTGAAAAAGCCGCACTTATTATTTGGAGTCTAGAGGAAGAAATCGCGACAGAAGTAGTTGATTTATTACCAGATGCCTCCAAACAACGCCTTGCGCGCGAAATGGCTAAAATGAAAGAAATGGACGGAGGAGCGGTGGAAGAAGCAACCAAAGAATTTTTAGGTGAACTAGAACTTCTTTCCGGAGGCATTGCCAAACTTGACCGTGAACATTTACAACGTTTATTCCCAGATATGACAACAGAAGAGCTCAACCAACTAATTTATGGTGTCGAAGCAGAATCCAGAATCGGCGAAACAGCGTTAGATATTTTACGCGAAATTGATGATGTAGACTCATTATTCACGATAATAAGCGATGAGTCTCCACAAACAATAGCGATGATTGCTTCCTACATGAAACCAGAAGAAGCCTCCAAATTACTCGCACTTTTACCTGAAGAAAAAATGATTAATACCGTCATCGGCATCGCTAGCTTGGAGCAATTTGATAGCGAAGTAATGCAAAATGTATCGAATTTACTCCGAATTAAACTAGACACGATGACGAATAGTTCTCTAAATAAAACGGATGGAATTAAAAATGTCGCAAACATTCTAAATAACGTAACTCGTGGTCTAGAACGGACGATTTTCGAGTATTTAGATGTCCAACAAGCAGAACTTTCCGAACGAATCAAAGAAAAAATGTTTATGTTTGAAGATATTATCTTGCTTGATAATATGACCTTACAACAAGTACTTGCCGAAATTCAAGACAACAACAAAATCGCCCGCGCACTCAAAAACGAAAAAGAAGAACTCAAAGAAAAAATCTTATCTTGCGTATCGAAAAACCGTCGCGATATGATTACCGAAGAACTAGAAGTCTTAGGACCAATCAGACTTTCAGATGTGGAACAAGCACAACAAGATATCGCGAATGTCGTTAAAAACTTAGAAAAAGACGGAAAAATAGTTATTCAACGGGGTGAACAGGATGTCCTTATCTAATCCGCGCATCCCGAAAACCGACGTAACGCTATCCGACGTGAAAATGGAACTAATTTATTTGGATGACATTGCCGAAACAGCAGAGGCCGAGTCACCCTATGCAAAAGAACTAGAACAACTTGAAAATCACCAAAAGGAACTTGAAAAACATAAGTCAACCATTGAAATCGAACAACAAAAAATAGCAAATGAAAAAGCCCTATTAGCTGCTGAACGCGCAGAAATTGCTGAACTGAAAAAACAAGCAGCAGCAGAAATCGAACAGCAAAAAATAGCTTTCGAACAAGAAAAAGAACAAATCTATCTAACCATTACCGATTTTCTGTGGGATGAAAGCATTGATCTTGCCGAAAGAATTGTTCATCAAGCAATTGATACACGCCAAATCGAAGTCTTGCCAATGCTAACCGAAG from the Listeria seeligeri serovar 1/2b str. SLCC3954 genome contains:
- a CDS encoding flagellar motor switch protein FliG, with translation MAETLKETLEDTMSEQETVTEEETTTDETTTLASESGISRREKAALIIWSLEEEIATEVVDLLPDASKQRLAREMAKMKEMDGGAVEEATKEFLGELELLSGGIAKLDREHLQRLFPDMTTEELNQLIYGVEAESRIGETALDILREIDDVDSLFTIISDESPQTIAMIASYMKPEEASKLLALLPEEKMINTVIGIASLEQFDSEVMQNVSNLLRIKLDTMTNSSLNKTDGIKNVANILNNVTRGLERTIFEYLDVQQAELSERIKEKMFMFEDIILLDNMTLQQVLAEIQDNNKIARALKNEKEELKEKILSCVSKNRRDMITEELEVLGPIRLSDVEQAQQDIANVVKNLEKDGKIVIQRGEQDVLI
- a CDS encoding FliH/SctL family protein; the encoded protein is MSLSNPRIPKTDVTLSDVKMELIYLDDIAETAEAESPYAKELEQLENHQKELEKHKSTIEIEQQKIANEKALLAAERAEIAELKKQAAAEIEQQKIAFEQEKEQIYLTITDFLWDESIDLAERIVHQAIDTRQIEVLPMLTEVIQKLPVAFDKLNVTTHPETLQALKEENTGTKYDWLLENIHWNFDMRLDYGEFTVEEEKEYFDYRITEIFQTLHKQNDERKILGGDNS
- the fliF gene encoding flagellar basal-body MS-ring/collar protein FliF; this translates as MAKIKTMYSKLKNWHKGAIFVGLFVVVTVFLLYLNTPKTEITLYKNLSETSQQQVTDQLAKMGVDYTVDKSGNILVDEKVETLVRDKFADLGIPYTGQDGNDILLNSSLGASEEDKKMQEKVGTKVNLEKEIVQSYGTTVDSASVQLTLPESSSIFEEASQKGSAAVTLKTKNNQTLTSEQVLGIQRTVSAAVPNVASEDVAIIDTKNGVISEADTTKEEGSSAYKNEVDIQNAIGKNVKTDIEGTLSSIFALDNFRVNTSVTVNFDEIKQNTERYPNDGKVRSNQKDTSTDTSKGSTNTTESGTAANADVPNYTEENGGDTNTYTSEKSSETTNYELDSTIQEIKKHPALAKTNVVVWVDQQALNNNGVDMAEFTKAVGVSAGLTPNMATPEGAEEGATPTFEGTFQNGDVTIMPIQFLDNQAPVEKDTGKTPEPASKAWIWWLAGGLLFAIIAAGIIGYIIFLKRKEQLEEALEPEEVDYIPAEEAIVVPEDHPDFNFQTDAFHLSEPELKARKESLKNKLGEMAKEDPGRAAAVIQKWLNERQE